CGCACCACCGGCATCTGGCAGACGGTCTGGCTGGAGCAGGTGCCGGAGACCTCGATACGCAAGCTGCGCTGGTCGAGCGACATGGAACGCTGGCAGATCGGGATGGAGCTGGAGATCGCCGGGCCGCTGCGCCCGGACCTGAGCGTCCGGGTGCGGCTCTCGCGCAACGGCGAACTGCTGGTCGACGACCGCTACAGCCTGCGCCACAGCGAGCTGTCACGCAAGATGGCGCTGGCGGACCCCGGCATCGACGACTTCCGCAACGACCTGCTGTGGAGTCCCAAGCACCCGCAACTCATCGACGCCGAACTGGAGCTGCTGGTGGGCGACACCGTGATCGACCGGGTCCGGAGCTACACGGCGCTGCGCTCGGTGGGGGTGGCGGGCAACCGCTTCATGCTCAACGGGCGGCCCTATTACCTCAAGATGGTGCTCGACCAGGGCTACTGGCCGCAGAGCCTGATGACCGCCACCGACGAGGAACTGCGCCGCGACGTGGAACTGACCCGGCAGCTGGGCTTCAACGGGGCGCGCAAACACCAGAAGATCGAGAGTCCGCGCTGGCTGTACTGGTGCGACGTGCTGGGCCTGCTGGTGTGGGAGGAGATGCCCAGCCCCTACCGCTTCACGCCGGGGGCGGTCAAGAATCTGGTGCGCGAGTGGACCGAGGTGCTTGAACGCGACATGTCGCACCCCTGCATCGTGGCCTGGGTGCCGTTCAACGAGTCGTGGGGGGTGCCGGACCTGCCCACCAACCCCGCCCACCGCGACTACGTGCGGGCGCTGTACCACCTCACCAAGACGCTGGACCCGGGGCGGCCGGTGATCGGCAACGACGGCTGGGAGCACGTGGCGACCGATATCGTGACCATTCACGACTACGCCGACGACCCCGAGATGCTGCGGCGGCGCTACGGCACGCTGGAATCCACCCGGCTCTCGCTGGAGCAGCAGCAGCCCGCCGACCGGGCGCTGACCTTGGGGGATTTTCAGGCCACCACGCAGCCGGTGGTGCTCTCGGAGTTCGGCGGCATCGCCTACATCCCCGACCAGGGACGCGGCTGGGGCTACAGCGAGTCGGAAAGCGAGAGCGACTTTCTGGCCGACTACGTGGCGCTGCTGGAGGCCATCCACGAGTGCCACGGGTTGTCGGGTTTTTGCTACACCCAGCTCACCGACACCTTTCAGGAGAAAAACGGCCTGCTTTACGAGGACCGCACCCCCAAGGCGGACCTCTTCAAGCTGGCGCGCAGCACCCGGGGCAAGCGCAGCGCCCGGGAGATGACCTTCGACGCGCAGCTCAACCCCTACGGCAACTCCTCGCGCGGCCCGGAAGTCGGGCAAGACAGCCTGCTGCTCGCGGAACTTGAACACGACTGACCCGCCCGCGAGGCGCCTCGCGGGCAGGAGGAATAAGGCGGCCGGGGGGCAGGGGAGGGAGCCTGCTCCCCGCGCGCTGGCCTCTGTTCCTCGCGCTTCAGGCCCGGGGCTAGAAGTCTTCGACCTCACGCTGCACGTCGTCGTCCTCGACCGCGACATACCGGCGGGTGGTGTCCACGCTGCTGTGTCCCAGGAATAGGCCCACCCGCGTGAAGTCGCGGGTCGCGCGGTAGAGCCGGGTCCCGGAATGCTTGCGGGCTGCGTGAAAGCCGCGCCAGGCGTCGGCGTGCCCGGCGGCGCGGAAGGCCTTGCCCATGCGGTAGGTGGCCTGCGCGTAGTTCCAGGCGAACAGGGCGCCGTCAGGTCCGACCGGGGACAGGTCAGTCAGGGCCGACCGGACGCGCCGGCCCAGCGGCACGCGCCGCACCTTGCCCCCCTTGCCGCGCACGGTAAGCCGCGTGCCCCCGATGTCGTGGGTCTGCACACCCAGCGCCTCGCTGACCCGCAGCCCCGCGTGGGCACACAGCAGCAGCAGCGCCGCGAGCCGGGGGTCACAGTGCGCCAGCGCCGCGTCGATCTCGCGGGTGTAGGGGGGATTCCTGACGATGGGGGAGGTGGGGTCCGGGGGCACGTGGGCGTCCTCGAAAGGCTGGGCCTCGGTCGCCCCGGCCCAGCGCAGGGCGCGGTACAGGGCGCGGGCCCCCGCCACGTACTGCGCCACGGTGGCCGCCGAGAGCTGGCCGCGCTTGCCGCGCCCCAGCGACCTTCGGGTCTGCAACTGCGCCACGTAGCGCCCGCCGTCGCGTCGCCCGGGCCGCAGCAACTGCACGCCCGCCTCCTGCGCCCAGGGCACAAAGTCGCGAACCGCCAGGGCATAGGCCTCCAGGGTCCTGGGGCTGGTCCGCGCACCCCGGCGGCTCCCCGCCAGCATGTAGGCGTGGGTGACCTGCACCAGGTCCCCCACGTCGTAGGTGCTGGCCGCCTGCACCGCCCGCACCCGCAGCGCCGGGTCGGTCAGACTGGCCAGGGCGAGGGCGCTGGAGGGCCGGACCAGGGTCAAGGGGGTCTCTCTCTCCACCTGGCAGTCAACTTTCAGCGGAGAGACGCCGTACCAGTTGGTTGAGCCAGTCTCTATACTCCATCTCTGTTTTGTCCCATTTTGCTCTGTTGCAAGATTCACATACGATAGCGATATTCTCCATCTCATTCCTCTCTCCGCGGATCAATGGCGTTCGGTGATCAAGGCAAAATCCCTGACCCTGGGCCAGATTGGGCTGATGGCAGTAGAGGCAACCAGGTGCCTCCACGAGTTGCCGAGCCATGACTCGTGGTTCATGGATTCCCACATCACCCAATTTTTTCGAACGATTATTTTGACTGTGAACGATCTGCATTGCCCTGGCTCTAGGATCAGAGCGGTATCTCGCGTTGTTCCTTCGTGCACCTGCCGCTTTAGAACATGACTTGCAATCCTTGTGAGTCCAGCCGAACTGCATGGCATAGAACTCACCAAGAGATTTTTCTAGACCACAGGTCCGGCACACCTGAGCCACATCCATTGTTGTCAGCTTAGCATTTTCAAGACAATCGGACTTAGTTTGAAAAACCCCTCCGGCCTGGGCGTTCCCCCGGCCTCCGCCTCGGCGGCGTTGGCCGGGCGCGGCGCCACCGTCTGCGCAAACTGGCGTGGAGGGCCGCCAGACCTCCGGAACCGGTGCCCGGCAGGTTGTGGCGACGGAGGTCCGGCAAAGTGCCGAGGCCCATAACGAAGTCGCCGCTCCGGGGTCACCTGGACCTGTACCCCGTCCGGCTGGGGGCGCTCCAGAGTCCCGCCTCCGGCACCCTCCGCATTCGCGCTGCGCCCGACCGACGCCGTGAGGCACGGGAATTTTTGGCTCGGCCTGTGTCATAATGGGCCGGGCGCTAATCTGTCCAGAACAGAACAAAGGCACAAGAATCCGTCTCCGGACCCTGCCGGAGTCATCCCGACCCACCGAGGAACCCCATGACCAAGACGAGTAAGAAAAAGGAAATACCCAGCGCCTCACGCGGCCAGGAGGACGCCCTGACCCGCTTCGCCGGAATCGTGGGCACGGCGGGGGTCGAAAGCCAGGTCCGTGCCCTTCAGGACGAAGGCGCCGACGAGGCGGCCCTGAACGCCGCGCTGACCCGCGAGTGGGAGCTGGCCCATGACCGCTGGGGGCTGGGGCTGCTGCACCTGCGCCACGCCGCGCAGGTGGTGCGGGACGCCGAGGGGACGGCCGACGTGGCGCTGCTGGTGGACGGCACGCCCCGCGCGCGGGTCTCGGAGGGCGCCCGCGCGGTGGCGGGCACCTACGCGGCGATGCAGGCGCTGGGCGCGGAGGGCCTCAGCGAATGGGGAGTCTTGCCCGACGGCCACCGCGCGGCCCTGAAGGGCGGCAGCGCCCAGCTGCGGGTGCTGATCGAGGACGCGCGCGACTTTGAAACGCACTGGACGCCGGAACGTGGCGGCTTCTGGACGCGCACCTGGCGCCAGGGCGAGACCCTCGCCGTGGAGGTCCACCGCCCCGCCTCGCCGGCCACAGCGCTCGCGGACGCCGCCTGGGACGTGATTACCCGGGTGAGGGACCGCAACTTTCAGCGCGAACTGATGGAGCGCAGCAACAGCGTGGGCATGCTCGGGGCGCTGCTGGGCGCGCGGCACAGCGGCGCGGAAAGCGCGCTCGACCGCCTGCCCGAGGCGCATTTTGCCGTCAGCTCCGCCATCGTGCGCGAAAGCGGGCGCGAGGGCCGCAGCCTGGAGCGCTGGAAGGCCATGTCGCGCGAGGCGGCCCAGAGCCTCGACGAGCTTCAGGGAGCCGGAACCAAACGGCTCGCGGCGGTGCTGAGCAGCGGCCTGCGGTAAAGCGCGCCACCCGAATCACCCAGGCGCGGCGGGGGAAGTTCCCCCGCCGCGCCGTTTGCATTGTTCCAACCAGGAGCAGCCAAAGAATCCCCACCCCGTCGGCTGAGTTTCACGATTTTCTTTAATTAACTCTTACTTTTTCCTTACAGCTCTCATACCCCCGAGAAACGCCCCCGCTGTGCTGGAAAATCGGCATTCGACCTGCCAAAAAATACACAGTTTTGTTTGCATCGCGCTCACTAGTCTGGCAACAGGATGAGCCTGCCTTAAGGCAGCCGTTACTTTAGTCAAATCTTCCCTTGAGGAAGTCAGTGGAGTGGATATGGGACAGAACGCGGTGTGGGGCAACAACAAGAAGGGCCGGGCGGGACTCCAGGGAACGCTGCTGCTGTTGACGCTGGGGCTGGCTTCCTGCGGCGGTCAGGGGAGCCTTCCGCCAGCGCCTGAGGCGCCTGCCGGGGCGGCGGTGGGCACCGTGGTCGAGCCTCAGCAGCTGGGGCAGGGGGACAACACCCTCAGCGTGGAGCCTTTTGTGAGCGTGAGCAACGCCTGGGGTCCGGTCGAGCGTGACCGCAGCAACGGCGAGCAGGGTGCGGGCGACGGGCGGACCCTGACCCTCAACGGCCAGACTTTCGGGCGGGGGTTCGGCACGCACGCCGGGTCGAGCATGGCCTTTGACCTGGGCGGGCGCTGCTCGACCTTCACGGCGAGCGTGGGCGTGGACGACGAGGTGGGCGACCGGGGCAGCGTGCTCTTCCAGGTGTACGCGGACGGCGTCAAGCTGTATGACAGCGGCAAGATGACCGGCAAGAGCGCCACCAGGACGCTGAGCGTGTCGGTCGCTGGAAAGCGCGAGCTGCGGCTGGTCGTGACCGACGCCGGGGACGGCAACCAGTTCGACCACGCCGACTGGGTGCAGCCCACGCTGCGGGGCTGCACGGCCCCCACCACGGTCGCCGCGCCCGCCCCCAGCGTCAGCAGCGTGACGGTTTCGCCCTCGGCCCTGGCGCTCACGACCGGCGCGGCGGGCAAGCTCACGGCCACCGTGGTGACGGGCGGCGGGGCGAGCAGCGCGGTGACCTGGAGCAGCAGCACCCCGGGGGTGGCGACGGTGGCCGCCGACGGAACGGTCACGGGGGTGACGGCGGGTACGGCGACCATCCGCGCGACCAGCACGGCCGACGCCTCGAAGTTCGGCACGGCGACCGTGACGGTGAGCGCACCGGCCCCCGCCCCCACGCCCGGCGCAGTGGTCTACGGCGGCAAGCTGGTGGTCACCCGGGGCGGCACCTACTCGGGCAACTGGGAGAGCACCGACACCACTCCCGCCGTCTCGATCCAGACCAGCGAGCCGGTGACCATCGAGAACGCGAACATCCGGGGACGCGGCCCGCTGATTCACGGCTACGGGGCCAACCTGACCGTGCGGAATGTCCGCGGCACCTCCCTCACCCCCAACATCCTGGGCCGCGCCGCCGAGATGGCGATCAAGATCGGCGACGCCCGCAACCTGCGCGTCGAAGGGTCCACCTTCACGGGCGGCGGCATCTATGTTCACAACTTCATCGGTGATCCGGCGGCCGGGCAGGGCATCCGCATCCTGAAGAACAACTTCGTGAACATCGACGGGCGCAAGAGTGACGGCGCCGGGGGGTACTCGGGCAGCGTCATCCGCCAGATGGTGCAGTTCAATGGCGTCACGCGCATCCCCACCGCCGAGATCGCCTGGAACCAGAACATCAACGAGGCGGGCAGGAGCGCGGGCGAGGACCTGATCAACATGTACGCCTCCAGCGGCACGCCCGACAAGCCGATTCTGATCCACGACAACTACCTCCAGGGGTCCTACCCGGCGAACCCCACCGAGGGCGCGCACTCGGGCGGCGGCATCCTGCTGGGCGACGGCGTGACCGGGAACCCCGAGACGAACGGCTATCAGCACGCCTACGGCAACACGGTCATCTCCACCACCAACTACGGGATGGCGATCATCGGCGGCTGGGGCAACCGGATCGAGAACAACCGCGTGATCTCCAGCGGGCGGACGCCGGACGGCACGCGCATCGCCGCGCAGAACGTGGGGCTGTACGTCTGGGACATGTACGGCTCCGGAGCGGCCTTCGGCGGCCACGTCATGCAGAACAACACGTCGGGCTGGACCAAGGTCTCCGCGACCGGCACCACCTCGCAGAACAACTGGTGGTTTCCCAACGGCTCCACCAACGGGTCGCTGACGGCCAACAACGCCGGGCTGGGCACCCAGACGCTCGACAGCGAGCAGGCCGAGTTTGTGCGCTGGCAGAGCAAACTCTCCGCCGCCGGGATCGTGGTGGGCGCGCGCTGAGACCCGCTTTTCCGACCCCCGAGAGGGCGGCCCTGGGTGACTCCAGGCCGCCCTCTTTGCTTTGCGGCCGCGCCTTGCCCGGAGGCTGTCAGAGGCGGCTCCGGTCCTCGGGGTCCCCGGCGGCGGGCATGAGGTGCAGGCGCAGCAGGTAGCTTCCCGGTCCGGGGCGCCCGGCGTAGCGCCCGTACAGCTCGGCCAGTTCACGCTGCAAGGTCTTGGCCTCCTCGCGGCTCAGGCGCAGCGGTTCGGAAATCAGGGCCACGGCAGGCTGCTGGGGCTGAAGCAGGGCCGCCGGGTCGAAGTGCCCGGCCTGGGGGGTGAGGTCCTGCACGACCTGATGGCCCTCGCGGTAGAGCCGCACGCCGATCTCACGCTCGTCGCGCACGAGGCTTTGCCCCAGCGCCAGCAGCGCCTGGTCGAAGCGGCGGGTGAAGTCCTGCTCGCGCTGGGCGACCAGGGCCTCGGGCGAGGCGGCGGGCGTGGCGGCGTAGGGCACGAAAAAGGCCTCGGCCGCCGCGCGGTAGAGCCGCACCGGGCGCCCGCGCCGGGGCCGGGTCCGGGTGACCGCGACGAGGCCCTGCTTGACCAGCGTCTGCACGCGGTGGTGCGCGGCATTGAGCGGCAACCCGCAGGCGCGGGCGAGGTCCGCGACCGCCCACTCGCCCAGCATCAGGCGCCGCAGCACCGGCTGGTAGCGCGCCGAGAGCAGCACCCGGACGGCGGCGGGCTGGGTGACGGTCTGCCAGTCAGAGGCCATAGGCCCACACTACCCCTGCCCCCGGGGCCGCTCTACTCGACCGGCCCGCTTGCGAGTCGAGTAGGGGTCGGCGCACCCTGGGACATGTTGCCCTCCGCGTCCGCGACGCCCCCGACGACCCTGCTGGCCGTACAAGCCCTCTGGAGCGGGGAGGCCCTGGCCGATCCGCATCCCGGCTACGAGCGCCTGCGGGCGCTGGGAGCAGGAGGGGTGCTGGCCGTGCCCGAGTGGAACGCCGCTTTCGTGACCGGCCACGCGGCGGCCAACGCTGTGCTGCGCTCGCCCGCCGCCCGCAGCGGCGCGTGGCTCAGCGGCCCGGACGTGCCGGTCAGCGACGCGACGGCCCTGCTGCGCCCGATGATGCTGTTTCACAACGGCGTCTCGCACGCGCGGCTGCGCTCGCTGGTGCAGGCGGCCTTCACCCCCCGGGTGGTGGAAGAACAGCGGGAACTGGTGCGCGCAACGCTGCGGGACCTGCTGGATGACCTCGCACGGCGGGGCGAGGGCGACGTGGTGAGTGACCTCGCCACCCCGCTGCCGGTGCGGGTGATCATGAGCATGCTGGGGCTGTCGGGCGAGGACGAGGCCCGCTTTTTGCGCTGGACGCTGAGCGTGGCCGAGCTGATCGGCGGCGCCACCCAGTCGCCCGAACTGATGGGCCGCATCGACGCGGACGCCCGCGAGATGCGCGCTTTTTTCCGCGATCTGGCCGGAGAACTGCGGCGGCGGCCGCAGCCGGGCCTGCTCAGCGCCCTGGCCGCCGTGGAGGACGGGGGCGAGCGCCTCAGCGGCGACGAGCTGCTCTCCAACGCGGTGCTGCTGCTCGCCGCCGGGCACGAGACGACCGGCAACCTGATCGGGGGCGCGCTGATCGCGCTCGCGGAGCAGCCGGAGGCCTGGGAGGCGCTGCTGGAACGCCCCGACCATCCCGGCGTGGCCGACGAGCTGCTGCGCTTCGTGGCGCCGGTGCAGCTCGACGGGCGCACGCTGGACGCCGACCTGACCGTGGGAGACCGGACGCTGCGGGCGGGCACCCAGGTCCAGCTGATGCTGGCGGCGGCCAACCGCGACCCGGCGGTCTTCGCCGACCCCCAGCGGCTGAGCTGGGACCGGCCCGGCGCGGCGCGGCACCTCGCCTTTGCCGCCGGGCCGCACTACTGCCTGGGGGCCAGCCTCGCGCGGCTGGAGATCGCGGAAACTTTTGCGGCGCTGGCCCGGCGTTTTCCCCGGCTGGAGGTGCTGGACCGCAAACCGACCTACAAGGCCAACTTCGTGCTGCGGGGTCCGGCGGCGCTGCGGGTACGGGTGGAGGGCGCGTGACGGCCCCCACGTCCACCGCCGTGGTCCCCACCTTCGTGGCCCCCAGCTTCGTCGATGTGGGCGGGGTCCGCACCCGGCACGTGCTGGCGGGGGAAGGCCACCCGGTGGTCTTGCTGCACGGCATCGGCCGCAGCCTGGAAGACTGGACGCCCACCGTGGAGGCGCTGGCCGGGGCGGGGCAGCGGGTCTACGCCCCCGACCTGATCGGCTTCGGGTACACCGACAAGCCCGATGTGCCCTACAGCCTGGCGGGACTGGCGCGCTTCGTGGGGCACTATCTGGACGCGCTGGGCGAGACGCGGCCCGTCACCCTGGTCGGCAACTCGCTGGGGGGCGCCGTCGCGCAGCGCTTCGCGGTGATGTTCCCGGCCCGGGCGCGCGGCCTGATCCTGGTGAACAGCGCGGGCTTCGGCCCGGAGGTGGCGGGCGTCCTGCGCGCCCTCTCGGTGCGGGGGGTGGGCGAGCTGCTGCTGAGGCCGACCCCGCGCAACGCCCGGCAGACGGTGCAGTCGCTCTTTCACGACCCGGCCTTTGCCACTGAGGAGCGGGTCACGCAGGCGCTGGAGCTGTCGCGGCAACCGGGGGCGGCCCGCGCCTTCCTGCGGGTGTTGCGCGATCTGGGCGACTGGCGCGGGGTGCGGGCCGCGTGGCGGGAGGACTTGCAGCGCCGCCTCGCCGCGCAGCGCCTGCCTACCCTGATCGTGTGGGGCGACCGCGACCTGATCCTGCCTGCCCGGCAGCTGGAGGCGGCCCGCGAGCACCATCCCCACGCCCGCATCCACCTTTTTCCCGACACCGGGCACGCGCCGCAGCTGGAACGCGCGGACGCTTTTGCCCGGCTGGCTCTCGACTTTCTGCGGGAGGTACAGGCATGACCGGTGCAGGCATGACGCACGCTCTCCACCACCAGATCGCCATCATCGGCAGCGGCTTCGCGGGGCTGGGCATGGCCGCCGGGCTGCGGCGCCGGGGCGTGACCGACTTCGTGGTCTTCGAACGGGCGGGCGAGGTCGGCGGCACCTGGCGCGACAACACCTATCCGGGCTGCGCCTGCGACGTGAAAAGCGACCTCTATTCCTTTTCCTTCGCGCCCAACCCGGGGTGGGGGCACCGCTACGCCCGCCAGCCCGAGATTCTGGCCTACCTGCGCCGGGTGGCCGACGACTTCGGCATCCGGCCCCACATCCGCTTTGGGCACGAGGTCGAGCGCGCCGAGTGGGACGAGGCAGAGGGGGTGTGGCGAATCCAGACGAACAGGGGAGCGTACACCGCCCGGGTGCTGATCTCGGGGCACGGGCCGCTGATCGAGCCGAAATGGCCCGCCGTACAGGGGCTGGAAACGTTCAGCGGGCCGCGCTTCCACTCGGCGCGCTGGGACCATGCGGTGGACCTGCGGGGCAAGCGCGTGGCGGTGGTCGGCACCGGGGCCTCCGCGATCCAGTTCGTGCCGGAGGTGCAGAAGGTGGCTGGGCAGCTCACGGTCTTTCAGCGTTCGGCGCCCTGGGTGCTGCCCCGGATGGACGAGGCGACCAGCGGGCGCCGCCGCGCCCTCTACCGCCGCCTGCCGGCGCTGCAACGGCTCTCGCGGCAGTGGATTTTCGGGGTGGCCGAGGCCCGCTTCCTGAGCTTTTCAAGCGCCCGCGTCGGCAGGCTGGCCGAGGAGACGGCCCGCAAGCACCTGGAAGCGCAGGTGGCCGATCCCGCGCTGCGCGCCAAGCTGACCCCCGACTACCGCCTGGGCTGCAAGCGCATCCTGCTCTCGGACGACTACTACCCGGCGCTGACGCAGCCGAACGTGGAGCTGGTCACTGACCCCATCCGCGAGGTGCGCGGCAACCGGGTCGTGACGGCGGACGGGCAGGAGCGCGAGTTCGACGTGTTGATCGGCGGCACCGGCTTCAACGCGACCCAGCCCGCCATCGCCGGGGTGATTCATGGGCGCGGCGGGCGCTCGCTGGCGCAAGTCTGGCAGCCGCATATGGAGGCGCTGCACGGCACGGCGGTCGCGGGCTTTCCCAACCTCTTTCTGATTATCGGGCCGAACACCGGCCTCGGCCACAACAGCATGGTGTACATGATGGAAGCGCAGATCGGGTACATCCTGGGGGCGCTGGACTACCTGGAAAAAAGCGAACTGCTGGCCCTCGAGCCGCGCCCGGAAGCGCAGGCGGCCTACAACGCGGCGCTGCAAGACAAGCTGCGGGGCACCGTCTGGATGCAGGGCGGCTGCACCAGCTGGTATATCGACGACCAGGGCCGCAACACCTCGCTGTGGCCCGAGCGGGCCGCGCAGTTTCGCCGCACCCTGAGCCGCTTCGACCCCTCGCTGTACCAGGTGCGCCTCAGCCCGCGCCCGCTGCCCGCGCTGCTCTCGGCCGCCCGGAGTGCCTGAGGTGCTGGCCCCCTACCTCTTCGGGCAGGGCGCCGCCGTGCTCACCGGAGCGGCGGGCGGCATCGGCTCGGAACTGGCGCGGCAGCTCGCCGCCAAGGGCAGCCCCGTGGCGCTGATCGACCGCGACCAGGCGGGGCTGGAGGCTTTGGCCGCCGAACTGCGCGGGCGGCATCCGGCGCGGCGGGTCAGCGTCCACCCCTTCGACCTGACCCGCAGCGGGGAGATTCCCGCGCTGGCCGGGGACGTGCTGCGCGCCCACCCGCGCGTCTCGCTGCTGGTGAACAACGCGGGGCTGGCGCTGGGCGGCACCTTCGAGCAGGTGAGCGCCGAGCAGTTCGGAGAGGTGATGGCGGTGAACTTCGGGGCGACCGTCGCGCTGACCCGCTCTCTCCTGCCCGCCCTGCGCTCGGAGCTGGGGGCGCACATCGTCAACGTGTCGAGCCTGTTCGGACTGATCGGCCCCGCCGGGCAGAGCGCCTACGCGGCGAGCAAGTTTGCCGTGCGCGGCTTTTCGGAGGTGCTGCGCCACGAACTCGCCCCGCAGGGCATCGGCCTGAGCGTGGTGCACCCGGGCGGCGTGAGGACCGGCATCGCCCGCAACGCCCGGATCGGCCAGGGCGTGCCTGCGGGCGAGGTCGCCGCTGCCCAGCGCGACTTCGAGCGGCTGCTGAGGCTCGACCCCGCCGAGGCCGCCCGGCTGATCCTGCGCGGTGTGGAGACCCGCGCCCCCCGCGTGATCGTCGGCCCGGACGCGCGGGTGCTCGACCTGCTCGCGCGCCTGCTGCCGGGCACCTACTGGCCGGTCGTGCAGACGCTGATGCGGGTGCAGCGCTGAGCGCAGGCCAGCACCCCCCGGCGCGAACCCCGCGTGACGAAAGAAGCTGGGGAGGTTCGCGCCGCCCGAGAAATCTGCCTAGGACGCAGCAGCTGGAGCTGTGGCGGCGCCTGGCTGGACACCACCTGCCGGGTTCGCGCAGAATGCGAGACGGAACGCGTGCTGGACGACCTCTGGCACACGAACGTTGCAGCCGTCTTTCGAGGCGGCTGAGGATTGAAACTTTGATGGTTGCCTCTCCGCTATAGCAATGACGACGTTGCAGCCGTCTTTCGAGGCGGCTGAGGATTGAAACTCGGCGCTGAAGGTGTCGAACTGCACGCCCCGGTTGGTTGCAGCCGTCTTTCGAGGCGGCTGAGGATTGAAACGTCGCTATGCCGAGACGGCGGGCTTTCATCTGGCCGCGTTGCAGCCGTCTTTCGAGGCGGCTGAGGATTGAAACCATCCGTACATCGGCGGTGGCATTGAAGTCCTGCGTTGCAGCCGTCTTTCGAGGCGGCTGAGGATTGAAACACGCCTCTGATATCGGGCCGATAGACCCCGACAGCGTTGCAGCCGTCTTTCGAGGCGGCTGAGGATTGAAACCGTGTGTGTCTGGCGCGGCCGCGAGTACGAACACGTTGCAGCCGTCTTTCGGGGCGGCTGAGGATTGAAACGCTCTGCCCTCCTACACCCCGCCTGAGGGCGGTTGCAGCCGTCTTTCGGGGCGGCTGAGGATTGAAACCGCAAGTAGCCCGCGCCCTTCATGTCCCAGGGTTGCAGCCGTCTTTCGGGGCGGCTGAGGATTGAAACCTCGGAGCCGTCCCAGGCCAGCAGCGCGGCGGGTTGCAGCCGTCTTTCGGGGCGGCTGAGGATTGAAACCAGGTGCAGGTGGGGGCCGGTGTTGCAGCCGTCTTTCGAGGCGGCTGAGGATTGCAACTACACCAAGCAGGAGCATGCCAAAGACGGCCTGGTTGCAGCCGCCCTTCAAGGACCGGGCCGGTAACTCCCCGGTAACGCTGACGGCCTAGGGTACGGCTGACGGGCCGAGGTGCCCCGCGACGCCGCGCTCTGGCGGTAGCGGCTGGCCCGTCAGGGGGTGTCTATGAGCACCGCACGTTGGATTGATCTGGTGATGGGCCTGCTCTTCGTGGTGCTGGGCGTCTGGGGACTGGTTCCGGCAGCGGGCGGAATGATTCTGGGCGTCTTGCCCATGACCACCGGCCTGAGCATCGCGGCCCTGATCGCGGGCGCGGTCTTGCTGTTCGGCACGGTCTCGACGGAAGTCGCCCACGGCAGCGCGGCCCTGATGAGCGTCACGTTCGCGCTGGTGGCGCTGCTGGGTCTGGTCTCGCCGACCCTCTTTGGCCTGACCGTGCTCAACGGCTGGTCCATCGGCCTGCTGGCGGTCTCGGCGGCGCTGCTGTTCTACGACTGGCTGGCGACCCCCGACACCGGGTTGGCCCGCTAGCGCTTGAGGAAGAGGCGGCGCCCTCTTCCCCACTGGCCCCCTGGCCCCACTGGCCGGGGGGCCTGGATTTGCCGCCGGACAGGCGGCGGCGCCCCAT
This window of the Deinococcus budaensis genome carries:
- a CDS encoding glycoside hydrolase family 2 TIM barrel-domain containing protein — its product is MKYSHHPTPLLEREHWRELNGLWRFSFDDEARWHHPSEVVFDREIQVPYAPESRQSGLHDENFHTVVWYGLTLTTTPQEREGRLLLHFGAVDYLATVWANGRLVAQHQGGHTPFAADITQQARAGETVEIVVRAQDNPHDLAKPRGKQDWQREPHSIWYPRTTGIWQTVWLEQVPETSIRKLRWSSDMERWQIGMELEIAGPLRPDLSVRVRLSRNGELLVDDRYSLRHSELSRKMALADPGIDDFRNDLLWSPKHPQLIDAELELLVGDTVIDRVRSYTALRSVGVAGNRFMLNGRPYYLKMVLDQGYWPQSLMTATDEELRRDVELTRQLGFNGARKHQKIESPRWLYWCDVLGLLVWEEMPSPYRFTPGAVKNLVREWTEVLERDMSHPCIVAWVPFNESWGVPDLPTNPAHRDYVRALYHLTKTLDPGRPVIGNDGWEHVATDIVTIHDYADDPEMLRRRYGTLESTRLSLEQQQPADRALTLGDFQATTQPVVLSEFGGIAYIPDQGRGWGYSESESESDFLADYVALLEAIHECHGLSGFCYTQLTDTFQEKNGLLYEDRTPKADLFKLARSTRGKRSAREMTFDAQLNPYGNSSRGPEVGQDSLLLAELEHD
- a CDS encoding tyrosine-type recombinase/integrase, whose protein sequence is MTLVRPSSALALASLTDPALRVRAVQAASTYDVGDLVQVTHAYMLAGSRRGARTSPRTLEAYALAVRDFVPWAQEAGVQLLRPGRRDGGRYVAQLQTRRSLGRGKRGQLSAATVAQYVAGARALYRALRWAGATEAQPFEDAHVPPDPTSPIVRNPPYTREIDAALAHCDPRLAALLLLCAHAGLRVSEALGVQTHDIGGTRLTVRGKGGKVRRVPLGRRVRSALTDLSPVGPDGALFAWNYAQATYRMGKAFRAAGHADAWRGFHAARKHSGTRLYRATRDFTRVGLFLGHSSVDTTRRYVAVEDDDVQREVEDF
- a CDS encoding HNH endonuclease, whose product is MTQAEPKIPVPHGVGRAQRECGGCRRRDSGAPPAGRGTGPGDPGAATSLWASALCRTSVATTCRAPVPEVWRPSTPVCADGGAAPGQRRRGGGRGNAQAGGVFQTKSDCLENAKLTTMDVAQVCRTCGLEKSLGEFYAMQFGWTHKDCKSCSKAAGARRNNARYRSDPRARAMQIVHSQNNRSKKLGDVGIHEPRVMARQLVEAPGCLYCHQPNLAQGQGFCLDHRTPLIRGERNEMENIAIVCESCNRAKWDKTEMEYRDWLNQLVRRLSAES
- a CDS encoding DNA repair protein gives rise to the protein MTKTSKKKEIPSASRGQEDALTRFAGIVGTAGVESQVRALQDEGADEAALNAALTREWELAHDRWGLGLLHLRHAAQVVRDAEGTADVALLVDGTPRARVSEGARAVAGTYAAMQALGAEGLSEWGVLPDGHRAALKGGSAQLRVLIEDARDFETHWTPERGGFWTRTWRQGETLAVEVHRPASPATALADAAWDVITRVRDRNFQRELMERSNSVGMLGALLGARHSGAESALDRLPEAHFAVSSAIVRESGREGRSLERWKAMSREAAQSLDELQGAGTKRLAAVLSSGLR
- a CDS encoding NPCBM/NEW2 domain-containing protein, encoding MGQNAVWGNNKKGRAGLQGTLLLLTLGLASCGGQGSLPPAPEAPAGAAVGTVVEPQQLGQGDNTLSVEPFVSVSNAWGPVERDRSNGEQGAGDGRTLTLNGQTFGRGFGTHAGSSMAFDLGGRCSTFTASVGVDDEVGDRGSVLFQVYADGVKLYDSGKMTGKSATRTLSVSVAGKRELRLVVTDAGDGNQFDHADWVQPTLRGCTAPTTVAAPAPSVSSVTVSPSALALTTGAAGKLTATVVTGGGASSAVTWSSSTPGVATVAADGTVTGVTAGTATIRATSTADASKFGTATVTVSAPAPAPTPGAVVYGGKLVVTRGGTYSGNWESTDTTPAVSIQTSEPVTIENANIRGRGPLIHGYGANLTVRNVRGTSLTPNILGRAAEMAIKIGDARNLRVEGSTFTGGGIYVHNFIGDPAAGQGIRILKNNFVNIDGRKSDGAGGYSGSVIRQMVQFNGVTRIPTAEIAWNQNINEAGRSAGEDLINMYASSGTPDKPILIHDNYLQGSYPANPTEGAHSGGGILLGDGVTGNPETNGYQHAYGNTVISTTNYGMAIIGGWGNRIENNRVISSGRTPDGTRIAAQNVGLYVWDMYGSGAAFGGHVMQNNTSGWTKVSATGTTSQNNWWFPNGSTNGSLTANNAGLGTQTLDSEQAEFVRWQSKLSAAGIVVGAR